The following proteins are encoded in a genomic region of Candidatus Methylospira mobilis:
- the pdxA gene encoding 4-hydroxythreonine-4-phosphate dehydrogenase PdxA, producing the protein MISARSDSRPTRILLTTGEPAGIGPDLCVLLAQESLDCSLTVIGDPELLAARAKLLGLSLEIDEINGAAEKAAPLHQPGTLYVRPVAGAADSRCGELRTSSAAYVLSTLDQGVRACLQGEYDALVTAPVHKGVINDAGIHFTGHTEYIASLTGGYPVMMLATEHLRVALATTHLPLAQVSAAITTQLLETVIRVLHADLRARFALTNPRILVCGLNPHAGEQGHLGREELDVINPVMDGLRANGMNLLGPLSADTLFLPRNLECADAVLAMYHDQGLPVLKYAGFGRAVNITLGLPIIRTSVDHGTALELAGTGKVETGSLEYAIKTATALVRQQKAAVFRLSLP; encoded by the coding sequence ATGATTTCGGCGCGGTCAGATTCTCGTCCGACACGCATTCTCCTCACTACTGGTGAGCCTGCGGGGATCGGGCCGGATCTTTGCGTGCTATTGGCGCAGGAATCGCTCGACTGCAGTCTGACCGTCATCGGCGACCCCGAGTTACTGGCCGCGCGGGCCAAACTGCTGGGGCTATCCCTGGAAATAGATGAGATAAATGGCGCGGCTGAAAAAGCCGCGCCGTTGCATCAGCCCGGCACATTATATGTGCGCCCCGTAGCAGGGGCCGCCGATAGCCGTTGCGGCGAGTTGCGGACCAGTTCTGCGGCCTATGTGCTGTCTACCCTTGATCAAGGTGTGCGCGCCTGCCTGCAAGGCGAGTACGATGCACTGGTGACGGCGCCGGTGCATAAAGGCGTCATCAACGATGCAGGCATACACTTTACAGGCCATACGGAGTATATTGCATCGTTGACCGGAGGCTATCCGGTCATGATGCTGGCAACTGAACATCTCCGGGTTGCATTGGCTACAACCCATCTTCCGCTTGCACAGGTAAGCGCGGCGATAACCACCCAATTACTGGAAACGGTAATTCGAGTACTGCATGCCGATCTACGGGCGCGTTTCGCCCTCACCAACCCGCGTATACTTGTTTGCGGCCTGAATCCACATGCGGGGGAGCAGGGACACTTGGGCCGCGAAGAGCTGGATGTCATTAATCCCGTAATGGACGGATTACGGGCAAACGGTATGAATCTGCTTGGACCTTTGTCTGCCGATACGCTGTTTCTCCCGCGTAACCTCGAATGCGCCGATGCGGTGTTGGCCATGTATCATGACCAGGGGTTGCCGGTGCTTAAATACGCCGGCTTCGGACGCGCCGTGAACATCACTCTGGGGTTGCCAATTATTCGTACTTCCGTCGATCATGGAACGGCATTGGAATTGGCGGGAACCGGAAAAGTAGAAACCGGCAGTCTGGAATATGCGATTAAGACGGCCACAGCATTAGTGCGGCAACAAAAAGCTGCGGTTTTTCGGCTAAGCCTGCCATGA
- the rsmA gene encoding 16S rRNA (adenine(1518)-N(6)/adenine(1519)-N(6))-dimethyltransferase RsmA: MSHRPRKRFGQNFLRDEQVVHAIILAMNLRSSDRMVEIGPGQGALTRYLLPAVNVLDVVELDRDLVSLLQQTFAGSKNLRIHSADALRFDFCSLTAAGQGKMRVVGNLPYNISTPLLFHLFSQCSCIADMHFMLQKEVVERLCAEPNSKDYGRLSVMAQYYCRMEPVLEVAPESFYPEPKVISAVVRLQPHEKKPVDVDLQALERVVAAAFSQRRKTLRNSLGTLLTAEEIEQAGITPGARAETLDIHEFARLAALVLV; encoded by the coding sequence ATGAGCCATCGCCCTCGCAAACGTTTTGGACAAAACTTTCTGCGCGACGAGCAGGTAGTTCATGCGATTATTTTGGCGATGAATTTGCGCAGCAGTGACCGCATGGTTGAAATCGGGCCGGGGCAAGGCGCATTGACGCGTTATTTGTTGCCTGCCGTAAATGTTTTGGATGTGGTTGAACTGGATCGCGACCTTGTGTCTTTGCTGCAGCAGACTTTTGCCGGCAGCAAAAATCTGCGCATACATTCCGCAGATGCCTTGCGTTTCGATTTCTGTTCGCTGACGGCGGCGGGGCAGGGAAAAATGCGGGTGGTAGGAAATTTACCCTACAATATTTCCACTCCGCTACTGTTTCATCTCTTTAGCCAGTGTTCCTGCATAGCCGATATGCATTTTATGCTGCAAAAGGAAGTCGTCGAGCGCTTATGCGCGGAACCCAACAGTAAGGATTACGGGCGATTGAGCGTAATGGCGCAATATTATTGCCGGATGGAGCCGGTGCTGGAAGTAGCGCCGGAAAGTTTTTACCCTGAGCCCAAGGTGATTTCCGCCGTGGTTCGCTTGCAGCCGCACGAAAAAAAGCCGGTAGATGTCGATTTACAGGCATTGGAGCGCGTGGTGGCCGCAGCGTTTTCGCAACGCCGTAAAACCCTGCGTAATTCGCTCGGCACGCTGCTGACCGCAGAGGAAATAGAGCAGGCCGGCATTACGCCTGGCGCCAGAGCGGAAACCCTAGATATTCATGAGTTTGCGCGTCTCGCTGCATTGGTGCTGGTCTAA